The sequence below is a genomic window from Nocardia fluminea.
CGACGCGGGTCCGACCGCGCTCACCAGCCGCTGCACACTCGTCTTGAACCGAGTCGTGTCCACATACACGGCGCCACCGGGCAACCCGATTCCGCCGAGCGCGATGAACACCAGCGGCAGGCCGATCGACAGCACCGGGTGGCTGTACTTCAGCGGATTCAGTGTGAGGTAGCCGCGGACCTCCACCTCGTGATCGCCCGCTCGCCACGCCACATACGCGTGCGCGAACTCGTGCAGGCACAAGCTGATGATCCAGCCGAACACCACGAGCACGAACACGCCGACCTTGGCGCGCACCGAATCGATATCGGCGTCCCAGGCGAGTGCGCCACCGCCCACGGTGATCAGCACGATCAGCAGGAAAACCGGGCTCGGCCGGACCGCGCTGTGCCCGGACCGCCGATCCGAGGGGAAGGAGTAGGTCATCGCACCAAGAGCCAGGGTTGTTCGAATCGATAGAAGGTGGAGCGGGGGACGGTGCGTTCGGCGGTGATCCCGTCGCGGGTGACGACCGCCGCCGGCGTTCCGAGCTGGGCGGCGCGACCGGAAACCCAGGTGCGCTTGCGAAGTCCTTTGCGCACTCGCGCGCGGACACCGGGCATGGTCATCGTCGGCGAGATCAGCATCGTGGTGACCTTGCCGGTGAACAGCAGCGTGTCGTCGACATAGGCTTCGCCCTCGAGCTTGGCGCCGTCCACGCCGGTGATGCTCGCGCGGCCGACCAGCACGGTGCCGGTGTCGTCGCGGATCAGCGGGGTCTCGATGGCCCGGCCCTCCACCGCTCGCTTCGCGGCGCCGTTGCCGGTTCCGGTCTGATAGACCCGCGAGGCGTAGGTGGTGTCGACCGGAACGAAACCGACTTCGACGTGCAATCGCTCGGTGCGCATCAGGTGGGTGAGCACCGCGGCGAGCGAGGCGTCGGCGCCGAGCACGATCAGGCGCGGCAGGCTGTCGGCGGCCAGCACCGGCAGCAGCTCGTCGATCACCGCGACATCGGGGACACGCCCGGTCTGGGTATTGGGTAACGAGGAGAGTGCGATCGGGACCGGCATGTCACCGCATCGGAGAACGTGGGTACTCAAACTGCGGTACACCCTCCTCGGTCACGCAAACTCACTGCCGACTGGTAACCGTAACCGATCAGAGTGGGTGCGGTAGGGCGGGGTCGAACCGCTCCCGCGGGACAGGCCGACGGGACCTGATCAGGCGTCGGCTAGACTGTGTCTCCGGCCACCGCCTCAGTACGGCAGGTAGCTGCAGTGCCGCGTGTGCTGCCGTCGATCTGTAGGAGACTCCGAAATGCCGGCAATCGTCCTCATCGGTGCCCAATGGGGCGACGAGGGTAAGGGCAAAGCTACCGACCTGCTCGGTGAGCGGTTGCAGTGGGTGGTCCGATACCAGGGCGGCAACAATGCCGGCCACACGGTGGTTCTCCCCAATGGCGACAAGTTCGCGCTGCACCTGATTCCGTCCGGCATCCTCACCCCCGGCGTCAAGAACGTCATCGGTAACGGTGTCGTGGTCGACCCGGGTGTGCTGCTCGACGAACTGGCCGGTCTGGAAGAGCGCGGAGTCGACACCTCCGGCCTGCTGCTCTCCGCTGACGCGCACCTGATCATGCCGTATCACGTGGCCATCGATAAGGTCACCGAACGCTTCCTCGGCAACCGCAAGATCGGTACCACCGGTCGCGGAATCGGCCCCTGCTACCAGGACAAGGTCGCTCGCGTCGGCGTCCGCGTGGCCGATGTGCTCGACGAGAAGATCCTCACCCAGAAGGTCGAAGCCGCCCTGGAGTTCAAGAACCAGGTCCTGGTCAAGATCTACAACCGCCGCGCGCTCGACCCGCAGCAGGTGGTGGACGAGGTGCTCGAGCAGGCCGAGTCGTTCAAACACCGCATCTCCGACACCCGGCTCGAGCTGAATCTGGCGCTCGAGCGCGGCGACACCGTGCTGCTGGAGGGCTCGCAGGGCACGCTGCTCGATGTCGACCACGGCACCTACCCGTTCGTCACCTCGTCCAACCCGACCGCGGGCGGCGCGGCGGTGGGTTCGGGTATCGGGCCGAACAAGATCGACACGGTGCTCGGCATTCTCAAGTGCTACACCACCCGCGTCGGCTCGGGCCCGTTCCCGACCGAGCTGTTCGACAACTTCGGTGAGTTCCTGGCCAAGAACGGTGGCGAGGTCGGTGTCACCACCGGTCGGGCGCGTCGTTGTGGCTGGTTCGACGCGGTGATCAGCCGGTACGCCACGCGCGTCAACGGGGTCACCGACTACTTCCTCACCAAGCTGGATGTGTTGTCCGGGCTGGACACGGTCCCGATCTGCGTGGCGTACGAGGTCGACGGTCAGCGAGTCGAGCAGATGCCGACCACGCAGACCGGGTTCCACCACGCCAAGCCGATCTACGAGGAGCTGCCGGGTTGGTGGGAGGACATTTCCCACGCCCGCACGTTCGAGGAGCTGCCTGCCAACGCCCAGGCTTACGTGCTGCGGCTGGAAGAGCTGTCGGGTGCGCGGATCTCGTGCATCGGTGTGGGTCCGGGGCGTGACCAGACGATCGTTCGGCACGACGTGCTCGCTTGATGTGAGACCGGGAAACCAGTCGGAGGTCCGGTGCCGGTGACGGCGCCGGACCTTTCTCGTCTCGGCTCCGGCGCCACCTCGTTGTCCGAAACCCGGCCGGGGTAGCGTCGAGAATGGTCTCGGACGGAGGTGGATGATGGCTCTGCGACGTGCGTCAGCCGCGGTGGTTCTGCTCGCGCTGGCGGTTCTGCCCGGATGCGCGGCCCAGAAGGCCCCGGCCCCGGCTCCCTCGTCCAGCGCCGTCCCGGTGAGTTCGCCGCCGCCGCCCGCGCAGACTCTCGCTCCCTCGCAGCAGCGCAACGAACGCATTCGCGGAATGCTCTATACCGCCGGTTGTACCAGTAACAGCTGC
It includes:
- a CDS encoding adenylosuccinate synthase, with the translated sequence MPAIVLIGAQWGDEGKGKATDLLGERLQWVVRYQGGNNAGHTVVLPNGDKFALHLIPSGILTPGVKNVIGNGVVVDPGVLLDELAGLEERGVDTSGLLLSADAHLIMPYHVAIDKVTERFLGNRKIGTTGRGIGPCYQDKVARVGVRVADVLDEKILTQKVEAALEFKNQVLVKIYNRRALDPQQVVDEVLEQAESFKHRISDTRLELNLALERGDTVLLEGSQGTLLDVDHGTYPFVTSSNPTAGGAAVGSGIGPNKIDTVLGILKCYTTRVGSGPFPTELFDNFGEFLAKNGGEVGVTTGRARRCGWFDAVISRYATRVNGVTDYFLTKLDVLSGLDTVPICVAYEVDGQRVEQMPTTQTGFHHAKPIYEELPGWWEDISHARTFEELPANAQAYVLRLEELSGARISCIGVGPGRDQTIVRHDVLA
- a CDS encoding site-2 protease family protein → MTYSFPSDRRSGHSAVRPSPVFLLIVLITVGGGALAWDADIDSVRAKVGVFVLVVFGWIISLCLHEFAHAYVAWRAGDHEVEVRGYLTLNPLKYSHPVLSIGLPLVFIALGGIGLPGGAVYVDTTRFKTSVQRLVSAVGPASNALCAVVLLIVIRAFGSVTEHAAFWCGLSFLAFLQITAFLLNVLPVPGLDGYGIIEPSLSYQTRRSLDQFKPYGMLILFAVIFFTPLSQVFFNGVYALFELSGVPEVWAAYGGQLTRFWR